The genome window GCGTCGGTGACGTTGATTCGACCCGCGGCCCGATGCTGTACTTCGAGTTACGTTACCAGGGACGACCGGTTGATCCGTCTCCGTGGTTCAGGTAGTCTGTTTCTCAACTCTGGGAGGAGTAATGTTCAAGATCATCAAAGGTAAACGCGTCGCACTGTTGCTTGCATCGCTTTGTGTTGTTGCCGTGCTCGGTGTCGTTGCCGTTCAGAAGCAGTGCGCAGCTGAAGGGGGAAACGATTACGAGTCCATCGAACTCTTCACGGATGTGTTGGCGATTGTCAAGAAAAGCTATGTTGAAGAGGTGGACACCAAGAAGCTCATTTACGGAGCCATCAACGGCATGCTCGCTTCCCTTGATCCTCACAGCTCCTTCATGCCTCCGGACATGTACAAGGAGATGAAGATCGATACGAAGGGGTCTTTCGGTGGTCTGGGAATCGAGATCACGATCAAGGATGGACTCCTCACGGTGATCTCTCCCATTGAGGATACCCCCGCCTTCAGGGCCGGCATCAAGGCAGGAGACCAGATCCTTAAGATCGAGGACCGCTTCACGAAGGATATGACCATCATGGATGCGGTCAAGAGAATGCGCGGCCCCAAGGGGACGAAAGTGACCCTTACCATCATGCGCGAAGGCTTCGACAAGCCGAAGGAATTCACGCTCGTTCGCGACACCATTCAGGTTAAGAGCGTGCGGTTCAGATCAATGGATCAGGGATATGGGTATATAAGAATCGCACAGTTCCAGGAAAAAACCGATGATGACCTGGTTAAGGCGCTCAAGGCGCTCAAAGAAGAGAACGGCGGAGAATTACGAGGGCTCGTACTCGACCTCCGCAACGATCCGGGCGGACTTCTCGATCAGGCTGTCAAGGTTGCCGACCACTTTATCGAGGATGGGCTCATTGTGTATACGGAGGGGCGGGAGAGGGAGTCGCGAATGCAGTTCAGCGCCCGCAAGTTAGGCACCGAGCCCAACTATCCGATGGTTGTGCTGATCAACAGCGGGAGCGCCAGTGCTTCCGAAATCGTTGCGGGTGCGTTGCAGGATCATAAACGTGCCGTTGTCATGGGGACCCAGAGTTTCGGAAAAGGGTCGGTTCAGACAATCATCCCGCTTTCCGACGAGTCTGGTCTCCGGCTCACCACGCGCGATATTTCACGCCAGGCGGTCGCTCCATACAAGCCAAAGGCATAACGCCGGACATCGTTGTCGAGCGCGCTGAAATTCAGTCCACGGAGAAGATGGAAGGCCATATTCGCGAAAAGGATCTGGAGAATCATTTCGATTCCGGCGCCCAGGACGGGTCGGACAAAAAACAAAAAGGGACTGATAAGAGCGCTTCAACAGCTTCCAAGGCCGATGAGCAACTGAAGAGCGATTACCAGGTAATGCGTGCACTGGATCTCCTTAAAGGATGGGAAATTCTGAAAACAATAAGTAAATGAAATGGTGCATCTCTCGGGAAAAGGGGGCGTATGCCCCCTTTTTCTTTTAAATCTGCTTAGTTCTATATTTATATTGACACTCCCGTAACGATGTAGTATTCAGTAAGTAGATTAACTATAGTTAAGGTAAGGGTCTATCGTAATGGTTGCACAGAGAAAAATAGCGATGACAGAGGAGAGGGGAGAAGAGGGGCCTGCTCTACACATCAATTCGTTTGGTGGCCTTTCCATTTCCTATCAGGTGACTCCCATAAGCATCGTTTGGGAAAGCCAGAAGGCCAGGATTCTTTTCTGTTATCTCCTTATTTCCTACGATCAGTGGCTGCACAGGGACAAACTCATTGAAATGATCTGGCCCGGCTGTGATCTTTCCTCCGGCGCAAAAAATTTCAAGACTACCCTCAGCAGGCTGCGCAAGTCATTTTCCGGCCCTCGCACCGTAAATCCCGTCTTAAGCCTGGGAGAAGCCATCAGGCTCGATTATTCCGTTTTTTCTCTTGATTCCAGCCAGTTTAAATATCATGCCTCTTCTGGCATAAAAATGCTGGCCCGGGGTGAGATCTCGCTGGCAAGGAAGTATCTGGAAACTGCTCAGGACCTTTACCGTGGGCCCTTTTTACCCGAAGAACCATTTGATCCCTATATTTCCGCGGAGCGCAACGAACTGGAGAAACTGCACACGTCCGTGCTGTCATCACTTGAGAAGGTATACCAAATTGAAGGCAATCAGGATGCTGTTGAGGCTATAACTCTCCTTAGGAATGTTGCGGGGATGGCTCACCAGTCCTGATGAGCCGTCTCATGCAGCAAATCTGTAAGTATTGACTGAAATATTCAGCACAACAGGTCTCGCCAACTCCTTTCCCTCTCCTCACTCTGTGACTGCTGCGCCTTTTTATCTTCCATTCGTACGAACTTTCTTTCGATTCACTTTGGTGGCACATCTAACCGTAATCCGTTACATTTTCCTTCGGGGATGTGAGCATCCGCGCTGTGTAGATTTTCTGCAAAGTTGCAGGGCTGTTTTGTGGTACGATGGCTCATATGAGCTTACCCGGTGATTGTGAGGAGTCGCAATGAATAAGTCCGCGATACGTGGCGCTCTGGCCTGTGCGTTTTTTATCCTTGCTGTCAAGACGCTTGCGTTCGGCGCCGGTGGCAGCCTTTCGGCGTACCCATCGGGGAGCGATGTGCTGATCTCCGCCACAGGGTTGTCCAATGTCAGTGGCATTGAAATCGATGCAACGTATGAACCTTCCTCGATAGGCAATGCCCAAGTGACGAAGCTGAGCGGTTTCCAATGGATGATTTTCGTCCCGAATACAACTGTTCAAGGTAAGTTTTACATTGCTATGCTGAGTGAGCCACCGCTGTCCGGGTCGGGTCCTCTTGTCAGAATCAGCTTTCCCACAACATTCAGTGGGGCGGTCATTATGACGATTAATTACAGGATAACCTTTAGCGATTATAGTATTCAGAGGAAGACTCTCAAGGTTACCCTTAATAGGGGGACAACACAGTCCAGTGACACCTCCACGACGCAATCGACCGACTCCCTCGTAACATCTGACCAGAGACAAAACCCTGCAGGCGATCCCGGTACCTCCGTAACGGATGGAACTGCTCAGGTGCCTTCGGCAGGCGCAACGTCGGGCGACGCTGCTCATCGAGGAGGAACCGTCGTATTGCCGGGGATGATAACGTCTGGGGCTGTTGATAACGATGCGCGTGTTTCCGCAGGGAAGCCGTCTGCTGCGGAACAGACCGCGCCGCCTGAAGAGCCTCCACAGGCGCAAGCGGACGGCGCGAATGAGAGCGGAGAACAGCACGCTTCGCCCCCAGAGGCCGAGCTGCCAGTGTCAGAGCCGGAAGTGAAACCTGCACCTGTGACCCAGGAGGGGTATGCCGTCCTCGGCAGCGTGGTTGCCCGCTTCCGCAACTACACGGGTGCGAGAGCCCCCAAGGCGCTCATGGCACTGTTCAAGGAACCCGTGGCAGATACCATCAGTCAGGAACCTGCAATCTGCCTCACTGACGGCAAAACCGCCGTTCGCATCACTGTGGATCTCACGGGGGGAGAAAAGGCCGCGCCCAACTTCGCATTGAGAGGAGCGGCGCTCAAGTCACTCAAAAAGGGGGGCGAGAACCGCTGGCTGGTGGAGGCGCTGCCGGAGGCCGGTGCTGTGGAGGCGACTCTCATCATCGTGACTGGCCGAAAGATGGTGGAGTATCCCCTCACCGTCGCGCCGCGGGCAGACGTCGACATGGACGGCAAAGGGCGCGTGACCGAGGCGGATTTCCTGCTCTTCCTTGCCCGGAAACCGGCGGGCTCGTCCCGCTCTTTTGATCTGAACGGCGATGGCAAGGTCGACTATCTCGATGATTACATTTATACAGCCAATTATCTTGTGGCCACGGAAGAACAAACGATGCGAAACTAGGCCGTATCCTCCATAGTCCATGAAAGCCCGCCTGCAGCCCACGGCGGGCTTTCATGTCTCGTCAGGATACGGTTTCACCCCTCGCTGAGCT of Geobacter anodireducens contains these proteins:
- a CDS encoding DNA-binding protein yields the protein MVAQRKIAMTEERGEEGPALHINSFGGLSISYQVTPISIVWESQKARILFCYLLISYDQWLHRDKLIEMIWPGCDLSSGAKNFKTTLSRLRKSFSGPRTVNPVLSLGEAIRLDYSVFSLDSSQFKYHASSGIKMLARGEISLARKYLETAQDLYRGPFLPEEPFDPYISAERNELEKLHTSVLSSLEKVYQIEGNQDAVEAITLLRNVAGMAHQS